A single genomic interval of Arachis duranensis cultivar V14167 chromosome 7, aradu.V14167.gnm2.J7QH, whole genome shotgun sequence harbors:
- the LOC107457701 gene encoding syntaxin-31 isoform X2 has protein sequence MASAFRDRTSEFRSVTETLKKKIGAPTPPPLPNQPENAPSSTDSPVPNSRSEFNRKASRIGLGIHDTSQKIARLAQLAKKSSIFNDPIVEIQEMTAVIKNEITALNAALSDLQTIQNMEIADGMYSEDRVVHSNAVCDDLKSRLMGATKKLQDVLTTRTENIKAHENRKQIFSKNTSRENPFQHHPKPAHVPPPWSNSLNPSEDLQQQSALTSNGVPVGNQLRRRLAVDNAPTPQMEMSMVQQVVPHQDNYAQSRATALHSVESTITELSGIFTHLATMVAQQGELAIRIKSI, from the exons ATGGCCTCCGCCTTCAGGGACCGCACCTCCGAGTTCCGGTCGGTGACGGAGACTCTCAAGAAGAAGATCGGAGCCCCCACTCCGCCACCGTTGCCTAACCAACCGGAAAATGCTCCCTCCTCCACCGACTCTCCGGTTCCAAATTCCAGATCCGAATTCAACCGAAAGGCCTCTCGGATCGGTTTGGGAATCCACGATACTTCACAGAAGATCGCAAGGCTCGCCCAGC TGGCGAAGAAATCGTCGATTTTCAATGATCCGATTGTGGAGATACAGGAAATGACGGCTGTGATTAAGAACGAGATCACGGCGCTGAACGCGGCTCTTTCGGATTTACAGACGATTCAGAACATGGAGATTGCAGATGGGATGTACTCGGAGGATAGGGTTGTTCACTCCAATGCCGTTTGTGATGACTTGAAGAGCAGGCTCATGGGCGCCACAAAGAAACTCCAAGATGTCTTGACCACTAGAACAGAG AATATCAAGGCTCATGAGAATAGGAAGCAGATATTTTCCAAGAATACGTCCAGAGAGAACCCTTTTCAGCATCACCCAAAGCCAGCCCATGTACCACCCCCGTGGTCAAATTCATTAAATCCATCTGAAGACTTGCAACAGCAGTCAGC ACTAACTTCAAATGGAGTACCAGTTGGCAATCAACTAAG ACGAAGGTTAGCTGTGGACAATGCTCCAACCCCCCAAATGGAAATGTCTATGGTACAGCAGGTTGTTCCTCACCAAGATAATTATGCTCAAAGTCGGGCAACTGCACTGCACAGTGTTGAATCTACTATCACAGAACTTAGTGGGATCTTCACACATTTGGCTACAATGGTTGCCCAGCAAGGGGAACTAGCCATCAG GATTAAATCTATATAA
- the LOC107457702 gene encoding LOW QUALITY PROTEIN: 60S acidic ribosomal protein P0 (The sequence of the model RefSeq protein was modified relative to this genomic sequence to represent the inferred CDS: inserted 1 base in 1 codon) has product MAPKPTKAEKKIAYDAKLCKLLEEYTQILVVNADNVGSNQLQNIRRGLRGDSIVLMGKNTMMKRSVRMHAESTGNNVYLSLIPLLVGNVGLIFTKGDLKEVSEEVAKYKVGAPARVGLVAPIDVVVPPGNTGLDPSQTSFFQVLNIPTKINKGTVEIITPVELIKKGDKVGSSEAALLSKLGIRPFSYGLVVLSVYDNGSVFSPEVLDLTEDDLVEKFAVGVSMVTALSLAISYPTXFPEADKVKEYLKDPSKFAVAAVAAPAAGAGGAPAAAAAKEEEKKEEPAEESDDDMGFSLFD; this is encoded by the exons ATGGCACCAAAACCAACTAAGGCTGAGAAGAAGATCGCTTACGATGCTAAGCTCTGCAAGCTTCTCGAGGAGTACACTCAGATACTTGTGGTCAATGCTGATAACGTTGGATCTAACCAGCTCCAGAACATTCGAAGGGGTCTTCGTGGTGATTCTATTGTTCTTATGGGAAAGAACACCATGATGAAGCGTTCTGTTAGAATGCATGCTGAGAGTACCGGGAACAATGTGTACCTCAGCCTTATCCCTCTTCTTGTT GGAAACGTGGGATTGATCTTCACCAAAGGTGATTTGAAGGAGGTTAGCGAGGAGGTTGCTAAGTACAAG GTTGGAGCACCTGCTCGTGTTGGTTTGGTTGCTCCAATTGATGTTGTTGTTCCTCCAGGCAACACAGGGCTTGACCCCTCACAGACCTCTTTCTTCCAG GTTCTGAATATTCCAACCAAGATCAACAAGGGTACTGTTGAAATTATCACCCCTGTGGAACTTATTAAGAAGGGTGACAAGGTCGGTTCTTCTGAAGCTGCACTGCTTTCCAAGCTTGGCATCAGGCCCTTCTCATATGGTCTTGTTGTCCTCTCTGTCTATGACAATGGTTCAGTATTTAGCCCTGAGGTTCTTGATCTCACTGAGGACGACCTTGTTGAGAAGTTCGCCGTTGGAGTCTCAATGGTGACCGCACTCTCATTGGCCATTTCATACCCGA CTTTCCCAGAGGCTGACAAGGTTAAGGAGTATTTGAAG GACCCCAGCAAATTTGCCGTGGCAGCTGTTGCTGCTCCTGCTGCTGGCGCAGGTGGTGCTCCGGCTGCTGCCGCTGCTaaggaagaggaaaagaaggaagaGCCTGCTGAAGAATCTGATGATGACATGGGTTTCAGTCTGTTTGACTAG
- the LOC107457701 gene encoding syntaxin-31 isoform X1, translating into MASAFRDRTSEFRSVTETLKKKIGAPTPPPLPNQPENAPSSTDSPVPNSRSEFNRKASRIGLGIHDTSQKIARLAQLAKKSSIFNDPIVEIQEMTAVIKNEITALNAALSDLQTIQNMEIADGMYSEDRVVHSNAVCDDLKSRLMGATKKLQDVLTTRTENIKAHENRKQIFSKNTSRENPFQHHPKPAHVPPPWSNSLNPSEDLQQQSALTSNGVPVGNQLRRRLAVDNAPTPQMEMSMVQQVVPHQDNYAQSRATALHSVESTITELSGIFTHLATMVAQQGELAIRIDDNMEETLANVDGAHSSLLRHLNRISSNRWLLIKIFAILIFFLMIFIFFVA; encoded by the exons ATGGCCTCCGCCTTCAGGGACCGCACCTCCGAGTTCCGGTCGGTGACGGAGACTCTCAAGAAGAAGATCGGAGCCCCCACTCCGCCACCGTTGCCTAACCAACCGGAAAATGCTCCCTCCTCCACCGACTCTCCGGTTCCAAATTCCAGATCCGAATTCAACCGAAAGGCCTCTCGGATCGGTTTGGGAATCCACGATACTTCACAGAAGATCGCAAGGCTCGCCCAGC TGGCGAAGAAATCGTCGATTTTCAATGATCCGATTGTGGAGATACAGGAAATGACGGCTGTGATTAAGAACGAGATCACGGCGCTGAACGCGGCTCTTTCGGATTTACAGACGATTCAGAACATGGAGATTGCAGATGGGATGTACTCGGAGGATAGGGTTGTTCACTCCAATGCCGTTTGTGATGACTTGAAGAGCAGGCTCATGGGCGCCACAAAGAAACTCCAAGATGTCTTGACCACTAGAACAGAG AATATCAAGGCTCATGAGAATAGGAAGCAGATATTTTCCAAGAATACGTCCAGAGAGAACCCTTTTCAGCATCACCCAAAGCCAGCCCATGTACCACCCCCGTGGTCAAATTCATTAAATCCATCTGAAGACTTGCAACAGCAGTCAGC ACTAACTTCAAATGGAGTACCAGTTGGCAATCAACTAAG ACGAAGGTTAGCTGTGGACAATGCTCCAACCCCCCAAATGGAAATGTCTATGGTACAGCAGGTTGTTCCTCACCAAGATAATTATGCTCAAAGTCGGGCAACTGCACTGCACAGTGTTGAATCTACTATCACAGAACTTAGTGGGATCTTCACACATTTGGCTACAATGGTTGCCCAGCAAGGGGAACTAGCCATCAG GATTGACGACAACATGGAGGAAACATTGGCAAATGTTGATGGAGCTCACAGTTCTTTATTGAGGCATCTTAACAGAATATCATCAAATAGGTGGCTCCTAATTAAGATATTTgctattttgatatttttcctAATGATCTTCATATTCTTTGTGGCCTAA